Genomic DNA from Gorilla gorilla gorilla isolate KB3781 chromosome 13, NHGRI_mGorGor1-v2.1_pri, whole genome shotgun sequence:
TTCCCAGGCTCAGCCTCTCCCCCACTGCATCTTCCTGCTCCTGTTGGCCCTCCGGCCCCCACCCTGTCCTTCTGACCCTAACCCAGCCGCAAGTGACCCCCACAGTTCTGTcccttctttgcttttttctttttgagacagagtctcgctctgtcgcccatgctggagtgcaatggcgcgatctcagctcactgcaagctccgcctcccgggttcaagcaattctcctgcctcagtctcctgagtagctgggattataggccctcgccaccacgcccagctaatttttttatatcttcttagtagagacggggtttcaccaccttggcaaggcttgtcttgaactcctgacctcgtaatccacccgcctcggcctcccaaagtgctgggattacaggtgtgagccaccgcgcccggcccagttctGTCCCTTCTGAGGGCAAGATGGCCAGACTCTAGGCAGTGGCCTCAAGTCCCAGGAGGAAGCCAGGCTCCCAGGGATGGCCACACAGGTTAAGGGGAGGGGTTCTAGAAACAGAAACCTGAACTCCGTACTCGCCCCACAAGCCCCATGACCCCGTCTGACTCCCAAGCTGAGGCGCAGTTTCTCTCTACAAAGGGGGAGCTGTCCCCACTGCCACCTCTGGGGCAAGCCCAGGAGGTGCCCACCTCACACAGCAGCCAGGGCCAAAGGTACGGACgcaggggagggagaggcagaCAGGAACTGGAGGAGAGAGGCTGTGGCTATCAGACTGACCCCACCTTGATGGGCTGGGGTGATGCTCGGGCGAGGGTCGGGGAGATGCTCGGGCGAGGGTTGGGGAGACAGACCCAGGTGGCTCCAGGAGTGGGAGGGGCCCTGGACCCAGCCCCAAGCCCCCACTGGAAGCACCTCAGGAGGGCTGCACGGATGCCCGGGCCGGCAGATAGAGCCGGCAGGAGCACCAACGCCCTGGTTCCAGGAGGGGAGTTTGGCACGGGGAGAGGCGCAATGCCAAGTCCAATCCCGGGCAGGAAGCAAACAGAGGGAGGCAGCAGCCTATCTGCTGAGGGAGCCTGCAAGGTCCCATCCCCagcctggggaaactgaggctggaggacagcCCGCCTCAGGGGTGAGCCTAGCCAGCACTGGCTCTGGGGCAGTGCCTGGATAGGAAGACCCAAGGGAGGCGCCCCAGGCCCCCCACCTCAGTCCCCAGGAAAGGTACACCTGCTTCCTGACAGGTCACCGCAGACCGGGAAGTCACGTGGAGCTGCCCTTGGAATTTGCCCCAGGGAACAAATACAGGTGCAGGAATGACCAGGAAGAatctgaagattttctttttcctgtgccCAGAGGGTTCCAGGCCACTGGCCAAGAGGGAGACTCCCCTGCCTGGCTGGCTCAGAGCCTCCGAAGGCCCCTTCTCCCCAGCAAGCTTCCCAGGCCCAGAACAGGCATACACGGCattcctgcccagctcccaaccagTGTGCCTTCTGGGGAGCTGATGGCCCTCTCCCAACTGGCTGGTGGGCTGCACCCCAAGGCTGACTGTGATGCAGGGATCCAGCCAACCCCGATCATCTGGCCCTTCCCATTCATAGCGTGGTGCCTGGCGCCCATGCAGCGGGCCTCCAGGAGACCACGTGAGGCCACCCCCTCAAAGCCAAGCCCAGGGAGGAGCCCACAAGCCCAGGTCTGCTTCTTTCAGCTGGACTCACAAAGGGACAGACCCGCCCAGCTAATTCCAGATGAGCCACAACAACTGGCAAGGGGCATAGCACTGTCTGCCCTGGCGCTCTCCAGCAGCCTGGCAAGGCACACAGCAGGCCAGCTGTCCCCACGGCCCAAGTCAGGGGGCTCCACTGGGGCCCTGGACCCGGCACGGCCCACCCAGCCCCAGCTTGCCTCAAGTCCATGTAGAAACCATCCTTTGCCCAGGCCAAGTGTCCTGGGATCAGGGCAGGTGCTGCCCCCACAGTTCTGTGAGCTGTCACTCTCTCCCTCCCAGCCAGTGGCCCTGCCCCCACCACTGACCTTCTTTCTTGAGGAGCCAGCCTTGGTGAGGCAGGATTTCTGCAGGGCCAGGTAGCCGCCAATCACCTCGATCTCATGCACGGTGGGGTAGCGCTTCTTCAGCGTGGGCCCCAGGAGGCAACTAGCCtcctcctcctcggcctcccgtgGCCGAGGCTCCCTGTTGGCCTGACTGAAGTGCTGGTCCTGCAGAGTCCCTGGCTTCCTCTTGGGCACCACTGTGAAGGTGTTGCTGCCCCGGGGCTGAAGCTCTGCCACGCACCCGGGCCTGGCAGGGTGCAGAGGCCTGGCAGGGTGCGGGAGGTAGGGTAGTTTGGCTGCTTGGGGGGCCTCCTCCGAGTCTACCTCATCGATGAAGGTGACAGGCAGCCCCGGCCTCACATATTCCCGGCTATTCTTGGCCAAGCCAGGAACCCTGAGGCCCTCAGCAGGCTCAGCTTCTTCCGAAGCAGCCGGCAGGAAGGGGGGTGGTGAGGATGGCCTCTGCCACCTGATGGCCCGGTCAGCGAGGGCGGTGGCTGTCCTGGGACAGGCCCCCTCCTCGACTGCCCACTGTGCCTCGACCTCCAGGGGGCTCTTCCCGAGGGCAGGCGCACCATCTCCTCCAGGCACCGGCTGGGATCCGAGCTCCTGGCTCGGGGAGGCCGGGCCCAGGTCTCCCTTTGGCAGCTCCACGGACTGCCTCCTCTCAGGAGGAGGAGCCCCGGAGGCCTTGCTCTTGGGGATGACCATGAAGGAATTTCGAGAGTTTGCGCGGAGGCTGGCCAGCGCCCGGGCCTGGAGGTCCCCCGAGGGGATGGTCTCCATATCTGGCTTGGGGGCCGGCCGTATCTCGAAGGAGTCGTTGGTGCTGGTGGCTGCGGAGACGCACTGGCGCTGGCTAGGAGTGGCACTGGCAGGGGGTGAGGCTGGAGTGGCACTCGGGGTCCTGGGGCTGGGGGGCGGGTGGAGGGAGGGATCCCCCGACTCCACCTTTGGCTTCCACTGTCCCGACCCAGGCGGGGAGCCCGCGAGGCGGTTGGCAGGGCCGGCCCGGGGCTCAGGGGCCGAGTGCCCGTTGGAGAGCAGGCGGGCGCCCGTGCCGCGGTGCAGACCCCGGGGGTGGACTGTGAAGGAGTTGCTGCCGGTCTTCTGGAGGAAGTCGCTGCGCCGGGCCCCGGGGCTCGCCCCGCCACCGCGGGGCCCGGGCGCGGCGGGCAGGCTGGGGGCCGCGGGCGGGGGCCGGGGcggcgcgggcggcggcggcggcggcggggggcggGCGCGCTCGGGGCTCCCGCGGCGGCGCGGCGCGGCTGGCGGGTCGAACCTCTCCAATAGGCGGCTGACGCGGCCGGGCGGCGCCCCGTACACCAGCACCTCGGCGGCGCGGATCTGCGCGGCCCCCGGGGCGGGCGGCGCGGGCGGGAAGCCGGGCACCGTCTCGATGATGAGGACGCTGTCGGCGCGGAGGGCGCGCACGCCAGGAACGCGGCGGTACCGCTCCAGCAGCCGCGCCCCCGCCGCGCCTCCGCCGTGCCGCCGCTCGGCCTCCAGCAGCATGAACGGGTTCTCGCGCAGCGGGCCCAGGCTCTCGGCCAGCACCCGCTGCTCGGGCTCCGCCGCCCCGGGCCCCGCGCCCCCGCCCAGCGCGGCTAGCTTGGCCCGCTTCCGCTCCAGGATCTCACGCTTCCAAGCGGGCACCGCAGCGCGCGGCCCCGAGCCCGGCCGCCCTAGGGCGGCCATGCTGCGAAGGCGGCAGCGGACGGCTGGACTGAGGGCCGGAGTggcagccgccgccgcggccagCCTGGGCGCCGCGGCCACGCCCCCTCCCGGGCCACCGACCATTGGGGAAAGCTCGCTCTCCCCGCCCCGTGCGGGAGGCCCACCTATGGCAGGGGAGGAGGGCGGGCCCATCAGGTGACCCTACCGATTGGACAACACTCGCCTCAACCCCGCCTCCCAAGGGACTTCATTGGACAACGCCTATCACCGGAGCTGGCCTCCATTGGGGAAGGCCCCCCGGACACACCCCGGCGCCTCGCGCCGCTCACTGGCAGACCCCACTTCCGCCTCTGCGCTCTCAGCTCCCGGCGTCCCTGGGGGTAGCCGGGTGGGCGGCCCCTGGACCTTGCGCCCCGAGTGACCTTGGCTGAGCTTGGGACTTCCTCATGCTGCCAGCACCGAGGCCGCCTGTTCCGTCCGCTGAGAGCGCGGTGCAGGAAGGGGGCTGCTCCAGGACCGAAGGCACCCGTGTCCGTGGACGGTGCACAGGCCACACTCTGGCCCGGACCCTGCTTTCACCAGGGGTCCTCCGACCTCCGGCAGGTGCCTGCGGGGCTTGGAAATGCCAATTCTGGAGCCCCGAGCAGCCCCAACgaaccagtttctcagaaatccctAGTTTTTATAGGCTGTCCAGGTGGGAGCCTCTTAGCCCAACCTTGCCATCCGTGGTCCCCAAAAAGCATCTGCAGGAGCAGGCACAAAGGAAgcagcctctccctccacacgCAAGCAGGTTCACCAGGGCAGGGCCCTGCATGCTTGGAGAGCTCTCCAATGCAttcagagccaaaaaaaaaagccagggtaATGGTGGGCCCCATAGGGCCGACCCCTGTGTCTGATTATTCCACCCTGCTGCCACGTTAAGGTTACTCCTCTCCCATCGGTTGAACGTCCCCTCATCAAGGCTCCGGATACCATGACCCTGAGGGCACAGCCTCCCGGCTGACAAGTCCCTTCTGCCCCAAGGAGGGCTTCGGAGTGCTTCCACAGTCTTTCAAGCCTGCAGACAATAGGGAGATCGCTTGGAGTCACGGGGAGAAGGGGAATTGGAGTGCACGGACATCACCTTCTTTCCATCACCTGCCCTGCAGTCGGCAGCCTGCTCAGTAGACACTGCTGTTTCCCACACCAAGCTCACCTGGGTCTCTGCAAAGACgcagaacagatttttttttttttttaacttggggaTGCCCTTCTCAGCTTCTGTGCCTCATGACAGTCTGCAGCAGCCGCTAGCTTAATGCTTGCCTTATTCTCCTGCCACTCCATTAAGctggagaaaataaactttttttctttttttttttgagatagtcttgctcttgtcacccaggctggagtgcagtggcacgatctcggctcactacaatctccgcctccaggattcaagcgattctcctgccttcgcctcccaagtagctgggattacaggtgcccgccacaacgcccggctaatttttgtatttttagtagagacgggatttcgccatgttggccaggctggtctcgaactcctggcctcgtgatctgcctgccttggcctcccaaactgctgggattgcaggcgtgagccactgggcctggccagaaTAAACTTTCATTTCCGCTTTCCAGAAGCCAAATGTCTCCTCCCTTAGGGCCCTCCTCAAATCACCTTTCTAAAGGAAGCATCTGATGTTCATCAATTCTACCCTAGTAGGGTTGCCCAAATCTGAACTACCAAAATAAAACAGgggaacacacaaaacacaaaatctagaaataaataacattacgAGGAAACTCACTCCCACTGTTCAGCTTGAATCTGGCTTTGACAAAAGTTATGCCAATCCCAGGCTGGACACAGTGTCGTAGCAACAAACCAGATAAGCTGCCTCCAACGCAAGCTCCTCCATGGTTTACACAACTAAGCATACACGTCAGGCAGAGGCTGACACCGCACTCCGCTGGCCAGGCTGATGCATGAGAGCAGAGGTCAGCACACCTGTTCTGTAACGAGCCAgataggaaatttttttttttttttttttttttttgagacggagtctcgctctgtcgcccacgctggagtgcagtggtgctatctcggctgaCCGCaatctcttcctcccaggttcaagcaattctcctgcctcagcctcctgagtagctgggattacaggcatgcgccaccatgcccagctaattttagtatttttagtagagacggggtttcaccacgttggtcaggctggtctcaaactcctgacctcgtgatctgcccgcctccgcctcccaaagtgctgggattacaagcgtgagccaccgcatctggccccaGACAGGAAATATTTTAGCCCACTGGTTTTTGCCAGGGACAATTTTGTTCCCCAGGGCCCTTAGCAATGTCTGGATAAACATCTGGTTGTCACAAGTGAaggttgctactggcatctaccCAGGAGAGGCAGGAGCACTGTGAAACAGGCTGCATCCTCACTAGAGAATCTTCTGGCCCCAAAGGCCAAGAGTGCCAATTAAGAGACCTTGGACTCTGAGGGTCATATTCACTCTCTGTCACAagttctgcttttgttttgtttttgtttgtttgtttttttctgagacagagtctcgctctgtcggccaggctggagtgcagtggcgtcgtcttggctcactgcaagctccgcctcccgggttcacgccattctcctgcctcagcctcccaagtagctgggactgtaggcacccgccaccatgcccggctaatttttgtatttttagtagagacagggtttcaccgtgttagccaggatggtttcgatctcctgatcttgtgatccacccacctcggcctcccaaagtgctgggattacaggcgtgagccaccgcgcctggcctgcttttgcttttaattatttagGGGTGTAAAAACCATCCTCAGCTCAAGGGTCATACAAAAACAGGCCTTAGGACATCGTTTGCTGATCCCTGCTCTACAGAGTGCCAGCAAGGCCCACGAAGACCACACGCTGGCAAGAAGTCATGGGCTCTGGGGTCACAAACTATTCAATGGGTCTTTAACATGAGCCCAGATTGTTGTCTTCAtacggggtgggggggggggtgcctGAGTTACCCACCTCCTAGAGCAGGAAGGAGGGATTCTCCAGAACAAGTGattcccaccaccaccatccactaAGCTCTAGCCACAGGTTTCAGTCCATTTAAAACCGCAGCTCTATAACCAGTTACACCACGTAGCAGAGAGTATCTCAATATTCATCCTATTTAACCCTTGAGGGTTACAGGCAACCACTATTCATTTCAGGAAAACATTCTCTTACTTTATTTGCATCTCAGCAAAGGTTCTCATTTGGCACCTGACTGGCATCAAACCAAAGTCCGTAGGCCAACAAAGCTGGGCCACTCACAAGCTTCCCATTTGTAGATCTCAGTGCCTATGAGTACCTGACACCTGTTCCTCTCCTCAGTCTCTTAGGGAGGCTTAAATCTGTCTCAGGTGTGCTAAGAGTGCCAGCCACAAGGTGGTCAAAAGTCCACAAAACTGCAGTCTTTTCTGGGATAGTAAGCCAAGCagtgcctggacagcagagttCTTTTCTTGGGCAACAGACAACCAGACAGGACTCCAATCGTGCTCTTATTCAACATTCTTCTGTCTCTGCCTAGACTGGAATAAAAAGCCAATCTCTCTCGTGGCACAGGGAAGGAGATACAAGCTCGTTTACATGTGATAGATCTAACAAAGGCATCTACCGAAGTCTGGTCTGGATAGACGGCACAGGGAGCTCTTAGGTCAGCGCTGCTGGTTGGAGGACATTCCTGAGTCCAGCTTTGCAGCCTTTGTGCAACAGTACTTTCCCAGGATCCACAGGAAATACTCAGAGTCCACCTGGACATTTTACTTATATTCAGTTTCCAAGTGTCAGAGGGGTTCAGGACTGTCTGGCCTGGGGGCCTCCTCATGACCTCAATTCAGGATTATCTACTCAAAGCATTAaacaaaaggaaatacattttcagGATGAAGGCTGCTCTTTTAAGCCCTGCTGAAGAAACCATTTCAAACAGGATTGGAATAGGGAAACCCGGCACTCAGCTCAGCGCAAGCAGGCGGTGCCTTCAGACTAGAGAGCCTCTCCTCCGGTGCGCTGCAAGTAGGGCCTCGGCTCGAGGTCAACATTCTAGTTGTCCAGCGCTCCCTCTCCGGCACCTCGGTGAGGCTAGTTGACCCGACAGGCGCGGATCATGAGCAGCTGCAGGAGAATGAAGAGCGGGGACGTAATGAGGCCGAACCAGAGCTCCCGAGTCTGCTCCGCCAGCTTCTGGCACAACAGCATCTCGAAGACGAACTTGAGACTCAGGACCGTGAGTACCCAGAAAAGGCGGAGCACCGCCAGCCGCTTCTCTCCATCCTGGAAGAGGCGCACGGACACGATGGTGGTGAAGTAGGTGCTGAGCCCGTCAGCGGCGAAGAAAGGCACGAACACGTTCCACCAGGAGAGGCCCGGGACCAGGCCATCCACACGCAGTGCCAGCAGCACAGAGAACACCAACAGGGCCAGCAGGTGCACGAAGATCTCGAAGGTGGCGAAGCCTAGCCACTGCACCAGCTCCCGGAGCGAGAAGAGCATCGCGCCCGTTGAGCGCGGGCCGGGGCCCGGCCGAGGGTGCCACCCGCGGGGCTGCGTCTCCTCTCCCCGTGGCCCTCGCCCGCGCCTGCCGCCGCTGCTGCGAGCGAGAGGCAGCGAGCGGCCCCGCCAGCCCCAGCCCTCGGCCCTGATGCGCCGGCAATCCCCCGGCCCCGACCCGGGACTCAACCCTGGCCGCCCGTGAACGCCCGCCTCGATCGGACGCCATGCCCCACAGGGCGCGTCCCTAATGCGTCACTTCCGGTCGACGGCGGAAGGCGGAAGGCGGAGCGGTCCGTGCAACCCGGCCGGCGGGAACTGCCTTCTAGTTTTTAGTCTCAGACCAGACCACCGGGCGCTCCCCAATGCCGAGCCCGCAGCTTCTGGTGCTCTTCGGCAGCCAGACGGGCACGGCTCAGGATGTGTCGGAGAGACTGGGTCGCGAGGCCCGGCGCCGGCGGCTTGGCTGCCGGGTGCAGGCCCTGGACTCCTACCCGGTGGTGAGGGCTCGCTAGGGCCTCGGCGTGGGGGACGAGCAGGCCTGGCGTGCCCGCCTCGCGGGGTCATCGACCCAAAAGGCGTCGCATTTTCTCTGAGAGCGGGTCTATCCCTTATGGCGGATTTAGGGAAGGAGGTTTGGGAAGGGGAGTTCAGTTTAGCACCTGGAGGAGGTTGGAACCTGAAAGAGAAGACGGTCTGGCTGCTCACATAAATCTCTCTGCCCTGTCAGCCTGAGTAAAGGAGAAGGGGGTCAAGTTTTGGGAAGGACGCCCGGTCCTTACAGCCGGAGGTCTtacgtgtgtgtgtctttttgttgAGGCGAATCTGATTAACGAGCCCCTGGTGATATTTGTTTGTGCAACTACAGGCCAAGGAGACCCCCCTGACAACATGAAGGTAAGGCTGGCCTGATGTGGCTCCTCAGATCCCTGCCCTCGACCCTCACCCCGTTTTCATTGCCTGGAGTCTAGGTGCAGTAAATAGCTCTCCTTTATCTCATGCACCTTCAGAGGTGGATTTGAGAGAACGTCTGTAAGTGTGGCTGGGGGCTCCGGTTGCCCTCTCTAATAAACTCTTTGTAGCCACCAAATAGCCTTATTATCCGTTTTAACCTTTCTTATTTTTCCAGGGCTATCTATATGTGCATCTAGTCTGGGTCTTGTGTGTATTTCTAGACTGTATGACCCTCAGGGAACGTTGCTGAATTCTCTGACCATCTTTTAAGCACATATTCTATTCTTGGCACAGTCTGGTGCTGGGGATCCAGCTGTGAACCCAGCAGCCATATTTCCATCCTGGCAGAGTTCACACTGTAGCAGAAGCAGCTAACGGGCAATGACAGTGCCAGCAAACACCTGCTGCTGGGGAAAGTAGCATATGTCACAGGAGCACTGATAAGGGGCATCGAGCCTTATCTCACCCAACCTTGGGGCCCAGGCAGAGGTTTCTGGAAGAAAAGAGTGTAAGCTGAGTCACGGAAGGATGCGTGAGGGCTAGTCAGGCACCGAGGAAGAAGGAGCAGTCTGCGCAGAGGAAAAAGATGATTTGGTTTGTGTGAAAAGTGGAAAGCAGCTCAGGGCGGCCAAGCTGAGGAGTGCACTGGGGCaagaggggaggagaagagaggcaGGAAGCCAGGCCCAGTCCAAAGAGCCTGAGTAACCACAGCAAGGCAGATGGGCTTGAAATGAAGGGTTGTCGGAACTGTAGGGGTGACACAGTCGTGTTCCTAAGCTAGCAAAACCGCACTGGTCTGCAGGAGAGCAGGAATAATGCCATGAGATGCACAGGACAGGCAGCAGATGCTACCGATCTGAGCTAAGATGGTGGCAGAAGATAGAAGTGGACACATTGCAGTGGTGTCAGGAAGAGAGAGTCCCCGGGACATGGAACGGACCCAATAGGTCAAGCAGAATCGAGACAGGGATGTGGGCTCTGGAACCAAGATGGATGGTGGTTCCATCCACAGAAATCAGAGAACACGGTGGGAGTAGGGGGCTGTGCAGGAAGGGAACCTGGAGACATTGAAGTGGAGAAGTGCAGTAGGACTAGCGCTCCAAGGAAGATCCTGGGGCAGAGGTAGGTGTTGAGGTAGCCACGATACAGAAGTGTGAGAAGAGGAAGCTCCTCTCTCCCCACAGGACAGGCTGCCCAGAACGTTAGagcccaggagggcaggagagtGACCAAGCAGCTAGAAGAGAGGGTGCAGCACCCCAAGGAGAGGACTGGGGAGTGGGTGTTCCAGGAAGGGCTCTGGCATGTAAAGCTGCACAGAAGTCAAATCAGATAAAGCCTGAGAGGGATCCATGTGATTTCTTGGCAAAGAGATGTTGGTGATACCAGGAAGAGCAGCTTCAGTGGCTCATGGGGAGAGAAGCCAGATTACAGGAGATCAGCAACTGAGAGAGTGAGTGGAGAGCATCTTTTAAGAATGTCTTgagtgcaggccgggcgcggtggctcacgcctgtaatctcagcactttgggaggccgaggcgggcgaatcacgaggtcaggagttcgagaccagcctggccaacatggtgaaacccgtctcttaAATTACAATGATTAGCTGGGCACGgcgtagtggcgcgtgcctgtaatcccagctactcgggaggctgaggcaggagaatcacttgaaccagggagtcggaagttgcagtgagctgagattgcgccactgcactccagtctggtgacagagctagactctgtcaaaaaaaaaaaaaaaaaaaaaaagagccgggcactgtggctcacacctgtaatcctagcactttgggaggccgaggcaggcagatcacgaggtcaggagatcgagaccatcctggcaaacacggtgtgaaacctcgtctctactaaaaatacaaaaaattagccaggcgcagtggtgggcacctgtagtcccagctactcgggaggctgaggcaggagaatggcgtgaacctgggaggcggaacttgcagtgagccaagatcgcgccactgcactccagcctgggcaacagagtgagactccgtctcaaaaacaaaaaaaagacaaaaaacaaaacaaaaaaaaaaccacgtcTGGCTGTGAAAAGGCTAAAGAGTTAAAAAGAAGGAGTTTTTTATGAGAGacatttgccaggcacagtggctcatgcctgtaatcccagcaatttgggaggccgaggtgggaggatcgcttgagcccaggaattcaagaccagactgggcagcatcgtgagacctcatctctacagaaaattcaaagtgaactggtgcagtggctcaagcctgtgatcacagttactccagaggctgaggcgggaggagctcttgaacttgggaggttaaagctgcagtgagctgtgatcacaccactacactccagcctgggcgacagagcaagaccctgtctcaaaaaaaaaaagacgggagaaacttgacatttttttttgttgttgtttgttgttgttgtctgtttgtttgttttgagatggagtctggctctgtcgcccaggctggagtgcagtggcgttgatcccagctcactgcgagcactgcctcccgggttcgcgccattctcctgcctcagcctcccaagtagatgagactacaggcgccgccaccacgcccagctaattttttgtatttttttagtagagatcgggtttcaccgtgttagccaggatgatctcaatctcctgacctcgtgagccacctgcctcagcctcccaaagtggtgggattacaggcgtgagccaccacacccggccaaaacttGGCATGTTTAATTGCTGGCAGGGGAGAGACAGGAGAAAGAGGCTGAAGACTGAGTAGGGATGGCAGGGGATGTGCAGCGGCTTGGGGGAGAGCTGAGCATAGGTCGAGGGGTCTCAGATAGAGTGGGATGGAAGAGAAGGGGTTTCAGAGTGAGCACAGGCACGGGAGGGGAATGGTGGGATAGGGAAGCCCCAGAGCATGGGAGAGGAGAGGAACTGAGGCTGGGCTGGGCATTCAGTCAGCCAGTGGCAGGAAGCTGGTGCTAATGCCGGGATTCAGGTCAACGAGGAAAGGAAGAGTCCCAAGTATGGGCACCCACAGAgaagaccaggagttggaggggGCAGCTAATGCCCACAGCGGGAACTGGGAGCTCCTTGAAGAGGCTGTGGACCCAGGGCCCATGGCCTCAGAGTCAGGGGCGAGTCTTAGTGGCTATCCATAGCTAAACCAGAGGACCCTGGCTCTCCATCCACAGGGGAACAGAAAGACGCTGGCTCCTTGCTGAGGATGCTGTAGGTGAGTCAGGTGCCCCCAGCAGCAGACAGGAGAAAACAGAGGAACCACAGTGAAAGGCCAAGTGACCAGGTCCCTGCCTGTCTGGTGAAGAAACCCATGGTGCGCTGGGGGCActggcccaagcctgtaatcccaacactttgggaggccaaggtggatggttcacctgaggtcaggagtttgagaccagcctggccaacatgacgaaaccccatctctactaaaaatacaaaaaattagctgggtgtattggcgcatgcctgtaatctcagctactcaggaggctgaggcaggagaatcacttgaacccgggaagtggaggttgcagtgagtcgagatcacaccactgcattccagcctgggtgaaaacaTGCACCAGAAAGAACCACACCCCACCCGAGGAAAGACCCACATAACAGGCAGAGACGGGCAGAGGCCGAAGCAGCCAAGGATGTTACCCCCACAGGGCAAAGCTGGAGACTCAGGAACAGGAaacagttttttctctttttctttttctttttctttctggagacaaagctctcgctctgttgcccaggctggagtgcagtggcagccatCAGCGGCTCACTGCCCCCTGACCttccagactcaggtgatcctcccacctcagcctcctgggtagcagggactgcaggtgcgcaccaccacatgcaactaattttttttgtattttttgtagagatggggtctcaagctcctgggcttaagcaatctgcctgcctcattctcccaaagtgctaggtttgcaggtgtgagccaccacacctggccagaaatagTTCTTTAAATGGAcatgaaaaaactttaaaagattagaagatgctgggcgcagtggctcaagcctggaatcccagcgctttgagaagccaaggtgtgggaggattgcttgagcccaggagtttgagaccag
This window encodes:
- the TMEM203 gene encoding transmembrane protein 203 — its product is MLFSLRELVQWLGFATFEIFVHLLALLVFSVLLALRVDGLVPGLSWWNVFVPFFAADGLSTYFTTIVSVRLFQDGEKRLAVLRLFWVLTVLSLKFVFEMLLCQKLAEQTRELWFGLITSPLFILLQLLMIRACRVN
- the TPRN gene encoding taperin isoform X2, with amino-acid sequence MGPPSSPAIGGPPARGGESELSPMVGGPGGGVAAAPRLAAAAAATPALSPAVRCRLRSMAALGRPGSGPRAAVPAWKREILERKRAKLAALGGGAGPGAAEPEQRVLAESLGPLRENPFMLLEAERRHGGGAAGARLLERYRRVPGVRALRADSVLIIETVPGFPPAPPAPGAAQIRAAEVLVYGAPPGRVSRLLERFDPPAAPRRRGSPERARPPPPPPPPAPPRPPPAAPSLPAAPGPRGGGASPGARRSDFLQKTGSNSFTVHPRGLHRGTGARLLSNGHSAPEPRAGPANRLAGSPPGSGQWKPKVESGDPSLHPPPSPRTPSATPASPPASATPSQRQCVSAATSTNDSFEIRPAPKPDMETIPSGDLQARALASLRANSRNSFMVIPKSKASGAPPPERRQSVELPKGDLGPASPSQELGSQPVPGGDGAPALGKSPLEVEAQWAVEEGACPRTATALADRAIRWQRPSSPPPFLPAASEEAEPAEGLRVPGLAKNSREYVRPGLPVTFIDEVDSEEAPQAAKLPYLPHPARPLHPARPGCVAELQPRGSNTFTVVPKRKPGTLQDQHFSQANREPRPREAEEEEASCLLGPTLKKRYPTVHEIEVIGGYLALQKSCLTKAGSSRKKMKISFNDKSLQTTFEYPSESSLEQEEEVDQQEEEEEEEEEEEEEEEGSGSEEKPFALFLPRATFVSSVRPESSWLPEGSSGLSSYTPKHSVAFSKWQEQALEQAPREAEPPPVEAMLTPASQNDLSDFRSEPALYF
- the TPRN gene encoding taperin isoform X1 is translated as MGPPSSPAIGGPPARGGESELSPMVGGPGGGVAAAPRLAAAAAATPALSPAVRCRLRSMAALGRPGSGPRAAVPAWKREILERKRAKLAALGGGAGPGAAEPEQRVLAESLGPLRENPFMLLEAERRHGGGAAGARLLERYRRVPGVRALRADSVLIIETVPGFPPAPPAPGAAQIRAAEVLVYGAPPGRVSRLLERFDPPAAPRRRGSPERARPPPPPPPPAPPRPPPAAPSLPAAPGPRGGGASPGARRSDFLQKTGSNSFTVHPRGLHRGTGARLLSNGHSAPEPRAGPANRLAGSPPGSGQWKPKVESGDPSLHPPPSPRTPSATPASPPASATPSQRQCVSAATSTNDSFEIRPAPKPDMETIPSGDLQARALASLRANSRNSFMVIPKSKASGAPPPERRQSVELPKGDLGPASPSQELGSQPVPGGDGAPALGKSPLEVEAQWAVEEGACPRTATALADRAIRWQRPSSPPPFLPAASEEAEPAEGLRVPGLAKNSREYVRPGLPVTFIDEVDSEEAPQAAKLPYLPHPARPLHPARPGCVAELQPRGSNTFTVVPKRKPGTLQDQHFSQANREPRPREAEEEEASCLLGPTLKKRYPTVHEIEVIGGYLALQKSCLTKAGSSRKKMKISFNDKSLQTTFEYPSESSLEQEEEVDQQEEEEEEEEEEEEEEEGSGSEEKPFALFLPRATFVSSVRPESSWLPEGSSGLSSYTPKHSVAFSKWQEQALEQAPREAEPPPVEAMVSCGGVERWGESDTRASPCVHILSSHFQLTPASQNDLSDFRSEPALYF